From the Microbacterium thalassium genome, one window contains:
- a CDS encoding bifunctional riboflavin kinase/FAD synthetase produces the protein MIVFRDPADIPADFGPSVVAIGKFDGVHTGHRAVIDRARIDAATGGSQVVAVTFDRNPLALLRPEICPESLIGVHQKLALLAEAGVDATVVLRFDETLASLSPREFVEHVLADRIGAHVVLVGEDFRFGHRGAGDPATLAELGREFGFAVQVVEDVRAIDADRRVSSTWVREALTDGDIVTAAKLLGRHPSVWGEVVHGLKRGRALGFPTANLSPDLEGFVPAEGVYAGWLVDEGPEGADPAAASQRSIRYPAAISIGTNPTFDDVAVRQVEAYVLDETDLDLYGHRVEVQFAARIRGMTAFSGVDALIDQIADDVAKVRAVLG, from the coding sequence GTGATCGTCTTCCGCGACCCCGCCGACATCCCCGCGGACTTCGGTCCGTCGGTCGTCGCCATCGGCAAGTTCGACGGCGTCCACACCGGGCACCGCGCCGTGATCGACCGCGCCCGCATCGACGCCGCCACCGGCGGCTCGCAGGTGGTCGCCGTCACCTTCGACCGCAATCCGCTCGCGCTGCTGCGACCCGAGATCTGCCCCGAGAGCCTCATCGGCGTCCACCAGAAGCTGGCGCTGCTGGCTGAGGCGGGCGTCGACGCGACCGTCGTGCTGCGCTTCGACGAGACGCTCGCGTCGCTGTCGCCGCGCGAGTTCGTCGAACACGTCCTGGCCGACCGGATCGGTGCGCACGTCGTGCTCGTCGGCGAGGACTTCCGCTTCGGTCATCGGGGCGCGGGCGACCCCGCCACCCTCGCCGAACTCGGCCGCGAGTTCGGCTTCGCCGTTCAGGTCGTCGAGGACGTCCGCGCGATCGACGCGGACCGGCGCGTGTCGTCGACGTGGGTCCGCGAGGCGCTGACGGACGGCGACATCGTCACCGCCGCGAAGCTGCTGGGGCGGCATCCGTCCGTGTGGGGAGAGGTCGTCCACGGACTCAAGCGCGGCCGCGCGCTGGGCTTCCCCACGGCGAACCTCAGCCCGGACCTCGAGGGCTTCGTCCCCGCCGAAGGCGTGTACGCCGGCTGGCTCGTCGACGAGGGCCCCGAGGGAGCCGACCCCGCGGCGGCCTCGCAGCGCAGCATCCGCTACCCGGCGGCCATCAGCATCGGGACCAACCCCACCTTCGACGACGTCGCCGTGCGGCAGGTCGAGGCCTACGTCCTGGATGAGACAGATCTGGATCTGTACGGACATCGCGTCGAGGTGCAGTTCGCCGCACGCATCCGCGGGATGACGGCCTTCTCGGGCGTCGACGCGCTCATCGATCAGATCGCCGACGACGTCGCGAAGGTTCGCGCCGTCCTGGGATAG
- a CDS encoding DEAD/DEAH box helicase: MPTTATAVQNGKTQRRRKPASARRDDDAPIIPILARKVREVEAKAQRGKLGPTNRVKFQVIAFLVREERARVKADDAIADGVRAELLKRLDGVATILAKTAARDTSLIQLLEVDQATSPVARRMRRDWLLESGAELAPDELIITDAAPAAAPVVPPALAERQVVPEAIEARKLANPFLAPDLTMRAPKETPRRRLDGWELMGPLYKAFETGAGGGSATMDLPGVPEFDRVSPRGLEIMPHQSRFLEAVREGHRTFLLADEPGLGKTAESVLAASVADAYPLLAVVPNVVKMNWAREVKRWTPQRRATVISGDGEDIDAFADVFIVNYEILDRHLSWLSSLGLKGMVVDEAHFIKNLTSQRSQNVLALAGRIREQVRDPLMLALTGTPLINDVEDFDAIWRFLGWTNGEKPGAELMGKLDSTGMTPADKAFYPEARDAVISMGIVRRKKKDVAKDLPDKLVADLPVELDDEYGRSIRQAEKELGERLAARYRRIIDARGDRGLAPGQVDDDIVRLVAQNELEESKAAGTGSENVFTMVRRIGQAKALLAADYALQLQRSVDKVVFFAKHIDVMDAAEAHFAAAGLRTVSIRGDQSTPARQQAIDAFNTDPEVGVAVCSLTAAGVGLNMQAASNVVLAELSWTAAEQTQAIDRVHRIGQDEPVTAWRIIAAHTIDTKIAELIDSKQGLAQRALDGDAVDPQSSDSVQLSALMHLLRQALGAE; the protein is encoded by the coding sequence ATGCCGACCACGGCAACAGCCGTCCAGAACGGCAAGACCCAGCGTCGTCGCAAGCCCGCGTCCGCGCGACGCGACGACGACGCCCCGATCATCCCGATCCTCGCCCGCAAGGTCCGCGAGGTCGAGGCCAAGGCCCAGCGCGGCAAGCTCGGGCCCACCAACCGCGTCAAGTTCCAGGTGATCGCCTTCCTCGTCCGCGAGGAGCGCGCCCGCGTCAAGGCCGACGACGCGATCGCCGACGGCGTGCGCGCCGAGCTGCTGAAGCGGCTCGACGGCGTCGCGACGATCCTCGCCAAGACCGCCGCGCGTGACACCTCGCTCATCCAGCTGCTCGAGGTCGACCAGGCCACCTCGCCGGTCGCGCGCCGCATGCGCCGGGACTGGCTGCTCGAGTCCGGCGCCGAGCTCGCCCCCGACGAGCTGATCATCACCGACGCCGCGCCCGCCGCCGCTCCGGTGGTGCCGCCCGCTCTCGCCGAGCGCCAGGTCGTTCCCGAGGCGATCGAAGCGCGCAAGCTCGCCAACCCCTTCCTCGCACCCGACCTGACGATGCGTGCGCCGAAGGAGACCCCGCGGCGTCGCCTCGACGGCTGGGAGCTCATGGGCCCGCTGTACAAGGCGTTCGAGACCGGCGCCGGCGGAGGCTCGGCGACGATGGACCTCCCCGGTGTGCCCGAGTTCGACCGCGTCTCCCCGCGGGGCCTGGAGATCATGCCGCACCAGTCGCGGTTCCTCGAGGCCGTGCGTGAGGGGCACCGGACCTTCCTGCTCGCCGACGAGCCGGGTCTGGGCAAGACCGCGGAGTCGGTGCTGGCGGCATCCGTCGCCGACGCCTACCCCCTGCTCGCGGTCGTGCCCAACGTCGTCAAGATGAACTGGGCCCGCGAGGTCAAGCGCTGGACGCCGCAGCGCCGCGCGACCGTCATCTCGGGCGACGGCGAGGACATCGACGCGTTCGCCGACGTGTTCATCGTCAACTACGAGATCCTCGACCGTCACCTGTCGTGGCTGAGCTCGCTCGGCCTGAAGGGGATGGTCGTCGACGAGGCGCACTTCATCAAGAACCTCACGTCGCAGCGCTCGCAGAACGTGCTCGCGCTCGCCGGCCGCATCCGCGAGCAGGTGCGCGACCCGCTCATGCTGGCCCTGACCGGAACCCCGCTGATCAACGACGTCGAGGACTTCGATGCGATCTGGCGGTTCCTCGGCTGGACCAACGGCGAGAAGCCCGGCGCGGAGCTGATGGGGAAGCTCGACTCGACCGGCATGACGCCGGCCGACAAGGCCTTCTACCCCGAGGCCCGCGACGCCGTCATCTCGATGGGCATCGTGCGGCGAAAGAAGAAGGACGTCGCGAAGGACCTTCCCGACAAGCTCGTCGCCGACCTGCCCGTGGAGCTCGACGACGAGTACGGACGCTCGATCCGTCAGGCCGAGAAGGAGCTCGGGGAGCGCCTCGCCGCCCGCTACCGCCGCATCATCGACGCGCGCGGCGACCGTGGCCTGGCCCCCGGCCAGGTCGACGACGACATCGTGCGCCTGGTCGCCCAGAACGAGCTCGAGGAGTCCAAGGCCGCCGGCACCGGCTCCGAGAACGTGTTCACCATGGTGCGCCGCATCGGCCAGGCGAAGGCCCTGCTGGCGGCGGACTATGCGCTGCAGCTCCAGCGCTCCGTCGACAAGGTCGTGTTCTTCGCGAAGCACATCGACGTCATGGACGCCGCCGAGGCGCACTTCGCCGCGGCAGGACTTCGCACCGTCTCGATCCGCGGAGACCAGTCGACGCCCGCGCGTCAGCAGGCCATCGACGCGTTCAACACCGACCCCGAGGTCGGAGTCGCAGTGTGCTCGCTGACGGCGGCCGGTGTCGGCCTGAACATGCAGGCGGCCTCGAACGTCGTGCTGGCCGAGCTCAGCTGGACCGCGGCCGAGCAGACGCAGGCGATCGACCGCGTGCACCGCATCGGACAGGACGAGCCGGTCACGGCATGGCGCATCATCGCCGCGCACACGATCGACACCAAGATCGCCGAGCTGATCGACTCGAAGCAGGGGCTGGCGCAGCGCGCACTGGACGGCGACGCGGTCGACCCGCAGTCGAGCGATTCGGTGCAGCTCTCGGCGCTCATGCACCTGCTCCGCCAGGCCCTCGGAGCCGAGTAG
- a CDS encoding 6-phosphofructokinase → MKIGILTSGGDCPGLNAVIRGVVLKGTTTYDLEFVGIRDGWRGVVDGDFFPLTRHEVKGLSKVGGTILGTSRTNPYEGPRGGAENISKTMYGHRLDGIIAIGGEGTLAAANRLANDGINVLGVPKTIDNDLRATDYSFGFDTAVNIATDAMDRLRTTGDSHQRCMVAEVMGRHVGWIALHAGVASGAHVICIPEVPMSIDQIAQQVTSAHDRGRAPLVVVSEGFTLTGMDEAYSDKGLDAFNRPRLGGIGEILAPEIERITGIETRATVLGHIQRGGSPSGFDRVLATRLGLHAADAVVDGAWGQMVALRGTDIVRVPFGEALGELNTVPQYRYDEAAALFG, encoded by the coding sequence ATGAAGATCGGCATCCTGACCAGCGGAGGCGACTGCCCCGGCCTGAACGCCGTGATCCGGGGAGTCGTGCTCAAGGGCACGACCACCTACGATCTGGAGTTCGTCGGGATTCGCGACGGCTGGCGCGGCGTCGTCGACGGCGACTTCTTCCCGCTCACGCGGCACGAGGTCAAGGGTCTGTCCAAGGTCGGCGGCACGATCCTCGGCACCAGCCGCACCAACCCGTACGAGGGTCCGCGCGGCGGCGCCGAGAACATCTCGAAGACGATGTACGGGCACCGCCTCGACGGCATCATCGCGATCGGCGGCGAGGGAACCCTCGCCGCGGCGAACCGTCTGGCCAACGACGGCATCAACGTGCTGGGCGTCCCCAAGACCATCGACAACGACCTGCGGGCGACCGACTACTCGTTCGGCTTCGACACCGCCGTCAACATCGCCACCGACGCGATGGACCGCCTGCGCACCACGGGCGACTCGCACCAGCGCTGCATGGTCGCCGAGGTCATGGGCCGCCACGTGGGCTGGATCGCGCTGCACGCCGGCGTCGCTTCGGGAGCGCACGTGATCTGCATCCCCGAGGTGCCCATGTCGATCGACCAGATCGCCCAGCAGGTGACCTCGGCCCACGACCGCGGTCGCGCACCGCTCGTGGTCGTGTCGGAGGGCTTCACCCTGACCGGCATGGATGAGGCCTACAGCGACAAGGGCCTCGACGCGTTCAACCGGCCGCGCCTCGGCGGCATCGGCGAGATCCTCGCCCCCGAGATCGAGCGGATCACCGGCATCGAGACGCGCGCCACGGTCCTCGGCCACATCCAGCGCGGCGGGTCGCCGTCGGGCTTCGACCGCGTCCTCGCGACGCGCCTGGGCCTGCACGCGGCCGACGCCGTCGTCGATGGGGCCTGGGGTCAGATGGTGGCCCTCCGCGGCACCGACATCGTCCGCGTGCCGTTCGGCGAGGCGCTCGGCGAGCTGAACACGGTCCCGCAGTACCGCTACGACGAGGCCGCAGCCCTCTTCGGCTAG
- a CDS encoding S9 family peptidase: protein MSPADASADRTRPLPPVASPQPRVRSHHGDDIEDRYEWFRAKEDGAVIAHLEAENAYTQERTAHLDELRGRIFDEIKGRTLETDLSVPVRRGHWWYYGRTVEGSQYGIHCRAPLASDDDWTPPVLSPDTEVPGEQILLDGNVEADGHEFFSLGSFEISNDGTRMLYGVDSAGDERYLIRVRDLTTGEQLPDEIPDTFAGAGFSPDGRFIVYTTVDDAWRPDTVWLHELGTPVSDDVRLFHEPDERFWVGAGFTRSDRYLVIGLGSSITSEEWILDADDLRGEPRVVWPRREGIEYEAEHAVVDGEDVLFILHNDGALDFELVRVPASDPSGERTTVVPHRPGQRLLGMSTFRDLAVVAYRRGGLARLGLLDYATGDVDELSFDEPLYAVGGGGNPEWAPPVLRLGYGSFVTPATVYDLDLATRELMLRKRQPVLGGYDPERYEQARVWARAQDGTQIPISLVWKRSFGEAGIAPRPLHLYGYGSYEHSIEPAFSVARLSELDRGVVFAVAHVRGGGEMGRQWYEDGKLLNKRNTFTDFVDCALHLVDHGYTTPDRMVAEGGSAGGLLMGAVANLAPELFAGILADVPFVDALTTILDPSLPLTVIEWDEWGDPLHDADVYAYMKSYSPYENVRADVAYPRILAVTSLNDTRVLYVEPAKWVARLREVGADALLKCEMVAGHGGVSGRYNAWRERAFELAWLLDVLGVADA, encoded by the coding sequence GTGAGTCCCGCAGACGCTTCCGCCGATCGAACCCGCCCCCTCCCGCCCGTCGCATCGCCGCAGCCGCGCGTGCGCAGCCACCACGGCGACGACATCGAGGACCGCTACGAGTGGTTCCGGGCCAAGGAGGACGGCGCCGTCATCGCGCACCTCGAGGCCGAGAACGCCTACACGCAGGAGCGCACCGCTCACCTCGACGAGCTGCGCGGGCGCATCTTCGACGAGATCAAGGGCCGCACCCTCGAGACCGACCTGTCGGTCCCCGTGCGCCGCGGGCACTGGTGGTACTACGGGCGCACGGTCGAGGGCAGCCAGTACGGCATCCACTGCCGGGCGCCGCTGGCCTCCGACGACGACTGGACTCCCCCGGTCCTCTCCCCCGACACCGAGGTTCCCGGTGAGCAGATCCTGCTCGACGGCAACGTCGAGGCCGACGGACACGAGTTCTTCTCGCTGGGCAGCTTCGAGATCTCGAACGACGGCACCCGCATGCTCTACGGCGTCGACTCCGCCGGCGACGAGCGCTACCTCATCCGGGTGCGCGACCTGACGACCGGCGAGCAGCTGCCCGATGAGATCCCCGACACCTTCGCCGGTGCGGGCTTCTCCCCCGACGGCCGGTTCATCGTGTACACCACGGTCGACGATGCCTGGCGCCCCGACACGGTCTGGCTGCACGAACTGGGGACGCCGGTGTCGGACGATGTGCGCCTGTTCCACGAGCCGGACGAGCGCTTCTGGGTCGGCGCCGGCTTCACGCGCAGCGACCGGTACCTCGTGATCGGGCTCGGCTCCTCCATCACCTCCGAGGAGTGGATCCTCGACGCCGACGACCTCCGCGGCGAACCGCGCGTCGTGTGGCCGCGCCGCGAAGGGATCGAATACGAGGCGGAGCACGCCGTCGTCGACGGCGAGGACGTGCTCTTCATCCTCCACAACGACGGCGCCCTCGACTTCGAACTCGTGCGCGTGCCGGCATCCGACCCCTCCGGCGAGCGGACGACGGTCGTGCCCCACCGGCCCGGCCAGCGGCTGCTCGGCATGTCGACCTTCCGCGACCTGGCGGTCGTGGCCTACCGTCGCGGCGGTCTCGCGCGGCTGGGCCTGCTCGACTACGCCACGGGCGACGTCGACGAGCTCTCGTTCGACGAGCCGCTCTACGCCGTCGGCGGCGGCGGCAATCCCGAATGGGCTCCCCCGGTGCTGAGGCTGGGGTACGGATCGTTCGTGACGCCGGCGACCGTCTACGACCTCGACCTCGCCACGCGCGAGCTGATGCTGCGCAAGCGCCAGCCGGTGCTCGGCGGCTACGACCCCGAACGGTACGAGCAGGCGCGCGTATGGGCGCGGGCGCAGGACGGCACGCAGATCCCGATCTCCCTGGTGTGGAAGCGGTCGTTCGGCGAGGCCGGCATCGCGCCGCGCCCGCTGCACCTGTACGGCTACGGCTCGTACGAGCACTCGATCGAGCCGGCCTTCTCGGTCGCGCGGCTGTCGGAACTCGACCGCGGCGTCGTCTTCGCCGTGGCGCACGTGCGCGGCGGCGGCGAGATGGGCCGCCAGTGGTACGAGGACGGCAAGCTGCTGAACAAGCGCAACACGTTCACCGACTTCGTCGACTGCGCGCTGCACCTCGTCGACCACGGCTACACGACCCCCGACCGCATGGTCGCCGAAGGCGGATCGGCGGGCGGACTGCTCATGGGCGCCGTGGCCAACCTGGCTCCCGAGCTGTTCGCCGGCATCCTCGCGGATGTGCCGTTCGTCGACGCGCTGACGACGATCCTCGATCCGTCACTGCCGCTCACGGTCATCGAGTGGGACGAGTGGGGCGACCCGCTCCACGACGCCGACGTGTACGCGTACATGAAGTCCTACTCGCCGTACGAGAACGTGCGCGCGGATGTCGCCTACCCCCGCATCCTCGCCGTCACCTCGCTCAACGACACGCGCGTGCTGTACGTCGAGCCGGCGAAGTGGGTCGCGCGTCTGCGCGAGGTCGGAGCCGACGCGCTGCTGAAGTGCGAGATGGTCGCCGGCCACGGCGGCGTCTCGGGCCGCTACAACGCCTGGCGCGAGCGCGCGTTCGAGCTGGCCTGGCTGCTGGACGTCCTCGGCGTCGCCGACGCGTAG
- a CDS encoding phosphodiesterase — MTAAPVQFGQHPPARRTIVHLSDTHLLAGSARLGDVYDTTANFLRALEAVQALRIRPDAIVFTGDLTDLGEPVAYRALRDAAEPVARRLGAPLVWVAGNHDERPAMRSALLDLDPSEEPVTGVWDLGGLRLIALDTTVPGWHHGDIDEAQLAWLARTLAQPAPLGTVLAMHHPPLPSHIPVFEILELHNQKRFADVIAGTDVRGILAGHLHYSTSGTVAGIPVSVSSATCYAMNLARPAADVNGMDAGQSFHLVHVYDDTITHSVVPVVQAPTGEFFSEEWAAQMAALTPDERLEAFSRKR, encoded by the coding sequence ATGACGGCGGCTCCAGTGCAGTTCGGTCAGCATCCTCCCGCGCGGCGCACGATCGTCCACCTGAGCGACACGCACCTGCTCGCCGGGTCGGCGCGTCTGGGGGACGTCTACGACACCACGGCGAACTTCCTGCGGGCGCTCGAGGCGGTCCAGGCGCTGCGCATCCGCCCCGACGCCATCGTCTTCACCGGCGATCTCACCGACCTCGGCGAGCCCGTCGCGTACCGTGCGCTGCGGGATGCGGCCGAACCGGTGGCGCGGCGGCTGGGGGCGCCCCTGGTGTGGGTGGCGGGCAACCACGATGAGCGTCCGGCGATGCGATCGGCGCTGCTGGACCTCGACCCGTCCGAGGAGCCGGTCACCGGAGTCTGGGACCTCGGCGGGCTGCGGCTGATCGCCCTGGACACGACGGTCCCGGGCTGGCATCACGGCGACATCGACGAGGCGCAGCTGGCGTGGCTCGCCCGCACGCTCGCGCAGCCGGCCCCGCTCGGGACGGTGTTGGCGATGCACCATCCGCCTCTCCCCAGCCACATCCCCGTCTTCGAGATCCTCGAGCTCCACAACCAGAAGCGCTTCGCCGACGTCATCGCCGGCACCGACGTGCGGGGGATCCTCGCCGGTCACCTGCACTACTCGACGTCGGGGACCGTCGCCGGGATACCGGTGAGCGTCTCGTCGGCCACCTGCTACGCGATGAACCTCGCGCGTCCCGCGGCGGACGTCAACGGCATGGACGCCGGTCAGTCGTTCCACCTCGTGCACGTCTACGACGACACGATCACACACTCGGTGGTGCCGGTCGTCCAGGCTCCGACGGGCGAGTTCTTCTCCGAAGAGTGGGCCGCTCAGATGGCCGCGCTCACCCCCGACGAGCGCCTCGAGGCCTTCTCGCGCAAGCGCTGA
- a CDS encoding aspartate ammonia-lyase: protein MALDAMTRTRTETDSLGSLEIPADAYWGIHTARAMENFPISRRPISVYSDLVRGLAMVKQAAARANREIGVLDPERADLIDRAAQLVIDGDYHDQFIVGVVQGGAGTSTNMNANEVITNIALELAGRERGDYDYLSPIDHTNRSQSTNDVYPTAIKVGLSLDLVSLLDELDLLRQSFLAKAREFHDVLKVGRTQLQDAVPMTLGQEFNGFATTLGYDHQRLTENAYLLFEVNMGATAIGTGITTHRGYSSAVVRHLREITGLDLELAGDLVESTSDTGSFMSFSASLKRNAIKLSKISNDLRLLSSGPQAGFGEINLPARQAGSSIMPGKVNPVIPEVVSQVAFAVAGADATVTMASEAGQLQLNAFEPIIAHSIFQSITWMRRAMRTLRVNCVDGITANRERLGAMVGSSVGVVTALTPFIGYAAAAALAKTALLTGRNIADLVVEAGLMSREEVTKQLSPARLSGLEAITAVIPIQAAEDLLAGPEE, encoded by the coding sequence ATGGCTCTGGACGCAATGACGCGCACCCGCACCGAGACCGATTCGCTGGGATCCCTCGAGATCCCCGCCGACGCCTACTGGGGCATCCACACCGCCCGGGCGATGGAGAACTTCCCGATCTCCCGGCGCCCCATCTCGGTCTACAGCGACCTCGTGCGGGGCCTGGCGATGGTCAAGCAGGCGGCCGCGCGCGCCAACCGCGAGATCGGGGTCCTGGACCCGGAGCGGGCCGACCTCATCGACCGCGCCGCGCAGCTGGTGATCGACGGCGACTACCACGACCAGTTCATCGTCGGCGTCGTGCAGGGCGGGGCGGGCACCTCGACCAACATGAACGCCAACGAGGTCATCACCAACATCGCCCTCGAGCTCGCCGGGCGCGAGAGGGGCGACTACGACTACCTCTCGCCGATCGACCACACGAACCGCAGCCAGTCCACCAACGACGTCTACCCCACGGCGATCAAGGTGGGGCTGAGCCTGGATCTGGTGTCGCTCCTGGACGAGCTCGATCTGCTCCGCCAGTCCTTCCTGGCCAAGGCCCGCGAGTTCCATGACGTCCTCAAGGTCGGCCGCACCCAGCTCCAGGACGCCGTGCCGATGACCCTCGGCCAGGAGTTCAACGGCTTCGCCACGACCCTCGGCTACGACCACCAGCGCCTCACCGAGAACGCCTACCTGCTGTTCGAGGTAAACATGGGCGCGACCGCGATCGGGACCGGCATCACGACCCACCGCGGCTACTCCAGCGCCGTCGTGCGCCACCTGCGCGAGATCACCGGGCTGGACCTCGAGCTGGCGGGGGACCTCGTGGAGTCCACGAGCGACACCGGATCGTTCATGTCGTTCTCGGCGTCGCTCAAGCGCAACGCGATCAAGCTGTCGAAGATCAGCAACGACCTGCGCCTGCTCTCGTCCGGCCCGCAGGCGGGCTTCGGCGAGATCAACCTCCCCGCGCGTCAGGCGGGCTCGAGCATCATGCCCGGCAAGGTCAACCCGGTCATCCCCGAGGTCGTCTCGCAGGTGGCCTTCGCGGTCGCCGGCGCCGACGCGACCGTCACCATGGCGTCGGAGGCCGGGCAGCTGCAGCTCAACGCGTTCGAGCCGATCATCGCGCACTCGATCTTCCAGTCGATCACGTGGATGCGGCGCGCGATGCGCACGCTGCGTGTCAACTGCGTCGACGGCATCACCGCCAACCGCGAGCGCCTCGGCGCGATGGTCGGCTCATCGGTCGGCGTCGTGACGGCGCTGACGCCCTTCATCGGCTACGCAGCCGCGGCGGCGCTGGCCAAGACCGCGCTGCTGACCGGCCGCAACATCGCCGACCTCGTGGTGGAGGCGGGACTGATGTCGCGCGAGGAGGTCACCAAGCAGCTCTCGCCCGCGCGGCTGAGCGGTCTCGAGGCGATCACGGCGGTGATCCCCATCCAGGCGGCAGAGGACCTGCTCGCCGGCCCGGAGGAGTGA
- a CDS encoding DUF4190 domain-containing protein has product MTDPQNPADQPAAAPTPPPAYSSAPPPAYASAPPPAPGAPAPGAPVPGKTMGIVAFVLSFFFALIALILGIVALVQSKKAGASNGWAVAAIIISSVAIVLGIILTIVFLSLGAAVFTGVCGELGSGTHILSDGTTITCP; this is encoded by the coding sequence ATGACCGACCCGCAGAACCCCGCAGACCAGCCCGCAGCGGCGCCCACTCCGCCGCCCGCCTACAGCTCCGCCCCGCCGCCCGCCTACGCGTCGGCGCCGCCGCCCGCACCCGGCGCCCCGGCGCCCGGTGCTCCCGTGCCCGGCAAGACGATGGGCATCGTCGCATTCGTCCTGTCGTTCTTCTTCGCGCTCATCGCCCTGATCCTCGGCATCGTCGCGCTGGTGCAGAGCAAGAAGGCCGGCGCCTCGAACGGCTGGGCGGTCGCGGCCATCATCATCAGCTCCGTGGCGATCGTCCTGGGGATCATCCTGACCATCGTGTTCCTGTCGCTGGGCGCCGCCGTCTTCACCGGCGTGTGCGGCGAGCTCGGCTCGGGAACGCACATCCTGAGCGACGGCACCACCATCACCTGCCCCTGA
- a CDS encoding fumarylacetoacetate hydrolase family protein, with translation MRFAHISPPGSDRPHLVAVDGDGAVAIGGLFAHAPTTIEELIAGGDDLLQRVREAVAAAPARDPLDDVTYASAVLAPPVILAVGLNYAAHSSELGLKTDNTPTVFVLWPNSLTGHDQTTTWPRSLSESIDYEAELGVIIGRSAKDVAVEDALDHVWGYTVVNDITARDIQYSEAQWSRCKSFDGFTPTGPFVVTADEVPDPQDLHIWTELDGHTMQDASTGQMVRTVATLISQLSQSATLLPGTLISTGSPGGAGYSRDPQVFLRDRSTVTVGIDGIGALTTHCRMTA, from the coding sequence ATGCGCTTCGCCCACATCTCCCCGCCCGGAAGCGACCGTCCCCACCTCGTGGCCGTCGACGGCGACGGCGCCGTCGCGATCGGCGGCCTGTTCGCGCATGCCCCGACCACGATCGAGGAGCTGATCGCCGGCGGCGACGACCTGCTGCAGCGCGTCCGCGAGGCGGTGGCGGCCGCGCCGGCGCGGGATCCGCTCGACGACGTGACCTACGCCTCTGCGGTGCTCGCGCCGCCGGTGATCCTCGCGGTGGGACTGAACTACGCGGCGCACTCGAGCGAGCTGGGGCTGAAGACCGACAACACCCCGACCGTGTTCGTGCTGTGGCCGAACTCGCTCACCGGTCACGACCAGACCACCACGTGGCCGCGGTCGCTCAGCGAATCGATCGACTACGAGGCCGAGCTCGGCGTCATCATCGGCAGGTCCGCGAAGGACGTCGCCGTCGAGGACGCCCTCGACCACGTCTGGGGCTACACCGTCGTCAACGACATCACCGCCCGCGACATCCAGTACTCCGAGGCGCAGTGGTCACGCTGCAAGTCCTTCGACGGCTTCACCCCCACCGGGCCGTTCGTCGTGACCGCCGACGAGGTGCCCGACCCGCAGGACCTGCACATCTGGACCGAGCTGGACGGGCATACGATGCAGGACGCCTCGACCGGCCAGATGGTGCGCACGGTCGCGACGCTCATCTCGCAGCTGTCGCAGTCGGCGACGCTGCTGCCCGGGACGCTCATCTCGACGGGCAGCCCCGGCGGTGCCGGGTACTCGCGCGATCCGCAGGTCTTCCTGCGCGACCGGTCGACCGTCACCGTCGGCATCGACGGCATCGGGGCGCTCACCACCCACTGCCGCATGACCGCCTGA